From the Methanobacterium petrolearium genome, the window CTTTGTACTGATCATAGTCCAGTTTAACTCTCACACCATCTAACTGACTTACTATAGGTGCAGGAGAATATATTTCCTCTACTGCAGGTACCTGGTTTTCAATTTCTGTCTTAACCAGTATGGAAGGCACAATTGGTGGATCATCCAGCATCTCTTTTCTACGAGTATCAAGGATGTCCTCAACAACTTCAGCCAGGCTTCTGAGAGCCCTGATATCTTCGCCTCTTTTTAATCGACGTGGTATTCTTCCCAATCCACTCACGTAGGCTGTAGCTCCAGGTATGTCCTCCACATCCATCTCGGGAGCACCAGTTACCACTACTGGGATGTCGATGTCTGAGAAAAGATGGGTTTTGTTCATTATGCATTCTCTGAAGCTTCCCAGGGCAAACACTGCCAGGTCATGTTCTTCAATGAGTCTTTTTTCATCCTCGGAAATGCGGGATATTCCCTTACCTGCTCCACGAGACAGGCCGATCATATTGTCCTTTGCCCCATAACGTCGGAGGTATTCTGAGATGTCACATGCAGAGTGGGGTAAGTGTTGCCTGGCAAGTGTTGGTGATACAATGGCGATTTCTGTTCCTGCCATTGGTGCTCTTTTAATTTTTCCCAATAACTCCCTGGATTTTTCATCTACTTTTTCCACATCATCCAGGGG encodes:
- a CDS encoding methanogenesis marker 7 protein — translated: MYETLTYIGGVHKHEEMTELIEDLGGFVLQKTTSQMDLVLTLAVPLDDVEKVDEKSRELLGKIKRAPMAGTEIAIVSPTLARQHLPHSACDISEYLRRYGAKDNMIGLSRGAGKGISRISEDEKRLIEEHDLAVFALGSFRECIMNKTHLFSDIDIPVVVTGAPEMDVEDIPGATAYVSGLGRIPRRLKRGEDIRALRSLAEVVEDILDTRRKEMLDDPPIVPSILVKTEIENQVPAVEEIYSPAPIVSQLDGVRVKLDYDQYKDEIAEVEVDDYRLGDVSEIKKSMMYDYILVKLLPETSII